A region of the Paramormyrops kingsleyae isolate MSU_618 chromosome 6, PKINGS_0.4, whole genome shotgun sequence genome:
GATTTGTCACATTTCTTGCTTAGAAAAGGGTAGAAACAAGTTGTGACAACACAACAGGACGTGTGCATTGTTTAGACGCATAACGCTTTCTGAGTAATGTTCATTTTGAGGTATTTATGACCAGTTTGTGATCTGGTTCCTGCCGTTCGATGATTTGGGTGTTTAGTGCGAGACCGGTGTCTCGTGTTTGGGGGAAGTGTGTTCCGCTTGTGGTTTTGAAGGCTGCAGGGCGCCTGCCCGCCTCTCCGCATTCACTGAGCTCCTTGACATCCCCCCGGTTTAATGCAGCACTGGCGCGGTTTAGCCTGATATAAACGGTAGGCTTGTGTGCCGAAAGTGATTCATCCCTCCAGTCCTGGAGAAGCGCCGTGGCCGACTCGTTGAGCAAACCTTGAAGATCAGCCACGTCCGAGCGTGATGCCGCTGGCGTTTCTGCCTGGATTCCAGCCAGAACAGAGGGGCTGATGCTATTGAAGCACACAGTACAGACCCCTCTGACCTCGGGGTTTCACacaagtggggaaaaaaaacacgttggaTGTAAGGCTTAGGCTGGCTCTGCATTCCTTTTTGCTCTGTGGCTGCGCTGAAACTGCTCCAAGCTCATCTTGAGGAACATTTTGGTGAAAACTGTTTTCctctctgtttttttcctttaatcCTGCTGATTAAATTGGAATAGTTCTGTTctcagtctctgtgtgtgtccttcCTGCATGTGGGTTTAGATTCATGGTACTCTATGTGTATGTGAGAATTTTCTTTTCACCAAtgtgggtgtctgtctgtctgtgagtctgcctctctttctgtatatatgtgtgtgtgtgtgtgtgtacagtacgtCAGACTGCATGTTCCCCTCCCCCGCATATTTGATTTGTGAGCGTGTTTCCTCTCTTCCCCGCCCATGCGCTCTGCCCAGGATGATGCCCGTCAGCTCTTCGTCTTGGCCGGCTCTGCAGAGGAGGGTCTCATGACAGCCGAGCTCTGCGGGGTCATCAAGAGACTCTGGACCGACCCTGGAGTGCAGAGCTGCTTCTTGCGCTCCCGAGAGTACCAACTCAACGACTCAGCCTCCTAGTAAGAGCTGCCCGCCCGGGACCATGACGCTGAGAGCCGCAGTGTGGGGGGGTCGCGTtcctggctggggggggtcGCGTTCCTGGCTTGGTCTAGGGAGCACAAGCACAGCGTGACTTCAGCTGGAGATGAGGGACGACTCGGCGTGTGTCACTTTCCGCCTGCACAGTCCTCCTCTGTTAAGGCACTAAAGTTAGGGTGTATCCCTGATGGGGGGCACTTAGGCCGCATCCGCAAATGCATCCTCCGGGATTTTCTGCTACCTGGTCGTGGTTTGTCCAGCAGACAAAAGGGCCCTTTGTCAACCTGTTTATCTGTCCTCTTGTGTGATCTTGCCTGCCGTTCTACAGTCTACTGGGCACCGACAGCCTCCCCCCAGGCGTGCTGTGTACAGTAATGTCGGCTGTGTCTGTACGGCACTGGACACCAACAGCCTCCCCCCCAGGCGTGCTGTGTACAGTAATGTCGGCTGTGTCTGTACGGCACTGGACACCGACAGCCTCTCCCCAGGCGTGCTGTGTACAGTAATGTCGGCGCGTATCTTCATACTGCTTTATGTCTTAGCAAGGCAGACATCTGTGGATGAAGTTAATCAAGGTAAAGAAGATTACTGTAGTTATTTCATTTAGGTCAGTGTAAGAGAAAAATTTATCAGCACTAATAAACTTCTGAGGAAGGTGGGTTTCACTGATCACTAGTTAGAACTGCCTTTGTTGTGCAGTTTGGTAACAGTCCTTTTCTTTCCACCCCTGTGATTATTGCATGTTAATTTCTTCAAGGCATCTAAGAGCATGCAGCACACCCAGGCGCGCACTGCGAGGGCGTCCAGCACACCCAGGCGCGCACTGCGAGGGCGTGCAGCACACCCGACGTGCACTGCGAGGCCGTGCAGCACACTCAGGCGCGCACTGCGAGGGCGTCCAGCACACCCAAGTGCAACTGCGAGGGTCATGCAGCACACCCAGGCGGCGACTGCGAGGGCGTGCAACACACCCAGGCGCGCACTGCGAGGGCGTGCAACACACCCAGGCGCGCACTGCGAGGGCGTCCGGCACACCCAGGCATTCACTGCGAGGGCGTCCGGCACACCCAGGCGCGCACTGCGAGGGCGTCCGGCACACCCAGGCGCGCACTGCGAGGGCGTCCGGCACACCCAGGCGCGCACTGCGAGGGCGTCCGGCACACCCAGGCGCGCACTGCGAGGGCGTCCGGCACACCCAGGCGCGCACTGCGAGGGCGTCCGGCACACCCAGGCGCGCACTGCGAGGGCGTGCGGCACACCCAGGCTCGCACTGCGAGGGCGCGCACCTTCAGCTAATGTGCAGATGCTGTGTAACACTCCGTCCAGTCACAGGGCGTGACTCAGCCAGTCAGTCCGTCGCTTTCAGCATTGCTCCTCCTTCCTTATTCTCAGCCAAGGGCTGTGTCTGACTCTCCGCTTCCCCTTTAGGCGGCCCGGTGCATTTGCACGCGCTTTTGGCTGCGGCGCTCACTTCGCCCCTAGTGGTGGCTCTGTGTCTTGGCACCTCGCCCTGACCGGCACACTGCAGAGCTGTCGTCAGCTCTTTTGCTTACCGATGGCAAAACACTTCTCCATTTACATTTTACCTGGGGGCATCTGTGAtccatgtggactgtctgcaggtgcACTGGGGGATTTATCATTTGCAGGATTTAAGGTCGCAGTGAAGCACGGATGTGTCATCAGTCTGTTGCCTGTGGCTCGTCTATGTACACACAAGCAAAACTGACTGAGATTTTACCTTTAATGCAGAAGCACTGAGAACCGAATTGAGATTGTTTGGTCTTttgaaactgaaaataaaaattgaaacTAAACTTAGTATTAGTGTGTCCTGCTTCCAGCCCAGACCATCAGGATGACTCATTTAAGCATGTGACTACAGCCGTAGATTAGATATGATTGATTTCTTTTTGTACAGTTACATGTCTGACTGGGGAATTTGTATTAATATTAACTGCCACATTGTGACCCTTATCTTGTACATAGTGTGGAATCTGGTATTCTAATCAGATATAATTTTGGGGAGTTATTAATAATCAGTCTGCATTTCAATGAATCATAATGAGCTCTTCAGTTAGAAAGAGCTGCCTGGTCCCAGACCAGAGATCTGTGTTCCAGGGTCTTCAGCACCACGCTGTCGCTCGGTTGTCCTCCTTATCCTAGTTTATGCTTCTGCAGCCTTGGCTAAGTTGAGTGTGTAGGTCTGAAGTAGAGATGTGAGAACCCTCTGTAGCAACCAGCAAGGTCACGTAGGTGCAGGTCCTGGGCAAGACCGACACTTGGTGCCCATATGAGGGTAACTCTTATCTCAGAGGTTAAAGCTTCATATGCTTACGCGCCATTGGATGTCGCACGATGGACGCGATGTATCAAGAGTATGTCAGTAGGCCTTCAGGGAGGGAGATGCTGAGGTTGGCCTGCTGAGACTCTGGCTCTCTTTGACTGTTGACTAGTTGTGAGTGAATTCTGTGAGAGCAGTGCATCAGAAATGCACGTCACATAGATGTGTTTTGATGGTTCACATCATCTGCAGAAGATGTGAACGTCCTgcttgtctttctgtctgtcctCCTGCCCAGCTACCTCAACGACCTGGAAAGAATCTCCCAGTCGAACTACATTCCAACCCAGCAGGATGTGCTGCGGACTCGTGTGAAGACCACTGGGATTGTGGAGACTCACTTTACCTTCAAGGAGCTGTACTTCAAgtgagtgaccccccccccccccttatttaACCCCCAGAGAGCCTCTGCTCTCATTCCTCACAAAGCTCTGCTAGCGGCTCCTTACCACTCAAATGGCCGCCAGCGATTTCTCCCCAGTTCTCTGTGCTTTTTTGATGGTATCAGTATTCCAGAACCATCTTAGGGGTTATATTCTTGTCTTTTAGTTTAAAATGAGAAACTTGGGACACATTTGGTAAAACCACAGATTTATCTTTGCACTTATACTGCTTGTATAAAAATTTGGCAAGAAACGCAACTTGGATTTTTAGCGTTTGATTTTTCTGGCGCCTTTTATTTCCCGAAAAGAGATCTGGCTGCTGCGGTTTTTCGTGTCAGGGGCGCCATTGAAAGGCTTCCCCTTGGACACTGATGCCCGAGGtgggctgtgctgtgctgtgctgggctgtgctgtgctgtgctgtgctgtgctgtgctgggctgggctgggctgtgctgtgctgggctgtgctgtgctgtgctgtgctgtgctgtgctgtgctgggctgggctgggctgggctgggctgtgCTGTGCTGGGCTGAGCTGAGCTGCGCTGCTCCTGCTTTGAAATGGCCTGTAAGAAACTGAGAAGACCTGCAGATATGTGGCCCCCGGGATCTGGGGGTGCAGAAGCCTCTCCACCTCTGCCATGGAGCCATTTATAGTGTGAAGCTTTCTGGTTAATTAGTCAGAATGAAATTGCTTGCCTGGGGACACAATGCGCCGGAATGATAAGGGTTTGTGCTGCAGAGTTCGCTGGGTTTCATACAAATTCTGCTCATTGGTTTCCTCTGTTGGTAGCTGATCTGACATTCTTGGCTTGCAGCTGATGAATTTAAATGCTTATATAAATATCTGCAGCAGGAATCCTTTCCAGCTTgatccatacattaaaattgCCTGGGGCTTGTTTGTTTAAGGATTGTTCTTTAGTTATCTGAGCGCTGCGCTGACTTTGGAGCCCAGTGTTGGCGTGTCCCCTGCTGACGGTGCGAAGAGCACGACAGCTTCGGTAGGGTCGTCGGTGGATCTGTAACTGCACCAAGACCAGCTTTAATTCCTGTGGTGCAGCCCTGGCTCCAAAGACCGGCGTGTGAATGTGACTTTTGACGCCGCTTCTCCTTTGGCTTTGCTCTTAGAAGCCTGTGTCACTCCCAGCGGTGCCCGGCGACCTTTTCCCGCCGCTGCCGGTGGCTCTTCGGGACGGCAGCCGCTTCGCATGAGGCTTCCGTGTGTTTACACCTCACCTTTTCATCTGCTCTTCACCCATGACGCTCAGCACCTGCTGTGactattttctttatttatttatttatcttttaaaTTCCAGCTGAGCTCTAAATTGCAGGTTGATCAGGCTTCTATTTAATTCTTGCCCAAATCTCACACATCCCTCCCCTTCATTTCTTGAATATAACGTGGCTCCTAAAACGGAAAATACCATTAATTATCTGTACATTTATTTGATTTAATGATTCCCTGTTATTTCCCTGCCCCTGAATAATTAGGTATCtgaataattaattaagcttaaTTGAGTCCTCGACTAACTTCTGTCTTTCTCTCGAATACATGGATGAAGGGTAATAAAATGTGCACCACAGCAAACTGAGAAATTCGTAATTATCATTGGAGCTGGTTCCTCAGCCAGGCTTTCGGTCCTGAAGAGAGGAGCGCCAGCTTTGCTGACTCACAAAAAGGCCCCGGAGAGCGAGAGCAGATCTGCGGTCCTGATGATGGACTCCTGATGATGATCACTTTACCGTGCTCCACGCCTGGGGGAAGCACAAACCCGTAGCCCCTACATCACCCAGCTTGCCTCTCCCCGCAGGATGTTCGATGTGGGCGGTCAGCGCTCCGAGAGGAAGAAGTGGATCCACTGCTTCGAAGGCGTGACAGCCATCATCTTCTGCGTGGCGTTGAGTGACTACGACCTGGTCCTAGCGGAGGACGAGGAGATGGTAGGCTTGGATCTTTGGTTCCAGGTTTCATCCGTAGCGCCACGACGTCGCAGTCGGTGCATGTGTGCCTCGGTGCAGACGTGCAGGCGTGCAGACGGGCATCTCCTCACCCAGACCAGCAGCCGTCCCCTTATCCTGTCCCCATGCCCAAGGCTTCCGTTCCGCAGCTCTGATCTGCGGCTCCCGCCTCCCCAGCCAGAAGTTTCCTTTCCTGGCAGATTtctcaggtttttttttttccccccttgcCAGTGATTTATGAGAACAGGCTGCAGaacctgggggggcgggggcactgCGCTGCCTGGTTAGACCGAGCGCAgaaccataaaaggggggggggggggcaggtaaaGCCGTCTTCTGTGACACTGGCTTTTCCATTTCATACTATTACTTTACCTGCGTTTATTTtcaccagatttttttttttctttctttctatcaGCCCTTAGAAAATATATTCACTGTGGAAAGTGCATTTTTAGTATATATGTGCCGGACACTATGAATCCATGCTGAGAGAATGTTTAAGATGTTTGAGCACAATTACCCCATTTCCATTGGCCTGGTCACCTCATGTGATCCATTCTGGCCAATCAAAGTTAAGTGTTTGGCACATGAGTTTTTGACCTTATTTTGTTGCATCTCCCTCCCCCACCTAATCCCGCGTTAGAACCGCATGCACGAGAGCATGAAGCTGTTTGACAGCATCTGCAACAACAAGTGGTTCACAGACACCTCCATCATCCTCTTCCTCAACAAGAAGGACCTGTTTGAGGAGAAGGTGAAGAGCAGCCCCCTCACCATCTGCTACCCAGAGTACACTGGTGAGGAATTACTTTGGCTACGCCAACCGTCCGCTTTTGCTCGTGTTCGGTGACCTTGTGAACACGGATGCTGACGCCAACTGACTGGTTCGAACGTGTCCCCAGTTCGACAATTTTATAAGTAATGCTGGGCGGTTTGGAAGGCGAAAGCCTTCAAAGGCTCCTCAGGGGGAGGGAGTCCTGGGGCGCGGGAGGAGCTGAAGGGTACGAGATGCCCACGTCTGattggtaaatggtaaatggactgcatttatatagcgctttttaccaaagcactttacaatgtatgcctcacattcacccattcacaccacacattcacacaccggtggcggaTTGGTCCTCTGGGGTTTGTATACATACTTCAGGAAGCAGGGAATACAGAAGTTCTTCTGTCCCAAATAAAATGTGAGTAGGGGGCCTATCTGTAATACTCTTGGTGTATCAGAGAACTGATGAACTTCACAAATTACTGCAGCAAAAATATCAATGTCTATAAATGGGCAAGATTAAGTTACTTTGAGTAAAGCATCCCTAGGCAATTAGACTTAAGTGGGTGTTCAGCTCCACCTACCCACAGCCACCTGCACTGAGAGtcaaaaatgattaaataattCCTTAGAAGTAGAGTAATTTTTAGAGATTCCAGAAATAGGCTTGACTTTTGTTCCTTTCACCCAATTTTTTTATCTTGGCAATATTTATAAACTGTATCATGGTCAGAATCACCCATCTGTAAAATTAATTAGTGTGTAAAAATGTTACTCATGCTGTGTACAGGAAGGTCTCCTTATGATCAGTGAAAATCCGTGAAGATCTTTCATAATGTGATTTTAAGCGAAAAGTTAAGAATGTGGACCTGTAACTGGGGGCGAGCAAAATGACAGCCAGTGAGCTGTGCACTGCAAAGAATCCGCTTTACAGCACTGCTTATAAACAATGTACTTACGACTGTGAACTGTCGTATGTaagattaatttgtttttaagcAAGGCGCGGTAGATTGTCACACAAAAGCAGTCCTGGAGTGCTTCAGCAGACTGTTGTGTAACAGGACTTGTGACCGCAAAGGCTTCTGGGAAAATGGCTGTCATGGTATGACTAGGCGACTGGAGCTTTTCTCACGTAAGAGATCAGTAGACCCCTACGGCGTGTTTTTTTACACAAACTAAAGGTGCTGCATGattgtacatgtgtgtgtttatgtatgcCGGCATCAGAGTTCATTCAAACATGCTTCTTATTCAAGTTCAGTTGACGTCTGCACTGGCCAGTGATGCCACTCTTTGCTGCTGTGGGTGTTTGTGCTTCGTAAACAGCATGATGTCGTGACCAAAAGCAACACGAGAGCCCCGGACTCTTTTGACAGTTTCTTTCGCAGCATATTTCCCCACTTACCTTTGCATTTTCAAGCTGACATTTTAATGGAAATATCGACTAATTTTTCCCTATCTTTTTTTGCCTTGTCTTAGTCAAGCTACTCcaaatgttttcctttctgCAGCAATATGTGGCTGTCAGCCTTTGCTAGCTTATCGCTAATTGCCCAGACACATGCAGACATTCGATTGCTTGTGAAATGTGActtgcgcgcgcgcgtgtgtgcttgtgtgtgtgtgtgtgtgtgtgtgtgtgtgtgtgtgtgtgtgtgagtgtgagtgagaaAATATGAAGAAGTATATGAGACAGTTTCAGTGCAGTTAGGGCCGT
Encoded here:
- the gnai3 gene encoding guanine nucleotide-binding protein G(i) subunit alpha; translation: MGCTLSAEDKAAVERSKMIDRNLREDGEKASREVKLLLLGAGESGKSTIVKQMKIIHEDGYSEEECRQYRVVVYSNTIQSIIAIIRAMGRLKVDFGDPARADDARQLFVLAGSAEEGLMTAELCGVIKRLWTDPGVQSCFLRSREYQLNDSASYYLNDLERISQSNYIPTQQDVLRTRVKTTGIVETHFTFKELYFKMFDVGGQRSERKKWIHCFEGVTAIIFCVALSDYDLVLAEDEEMNRMHESMKLFDSICNNKWFTDTSIILFLNKKDLFEEKVKSSPLTICYPEYTGSNTYEEAAAYIQCRFEDLNRRKDSKEIYTHFTCATDTKNVQFVFDAVTDVIIKNNLKECGLY